ATTTTCTTCCCAGTCCGAGCCCGTGTGCCGTTACTAGTACCTGACGCTAGAATTGAACTCTTTAATTTATCGGATGACTTGGTGTTAACATACAGGCTTGTTTTAATTATGATTCCTGTTGGAAGATCGTTTAGGCTACATTTGTGCACATTTAGACTAATCATGTTCGCAGatgaataaaaattaaaagtGTAACTTACCAGATGGTGTCGGGAAAACGCGGTGGTTTGGCGCCGTCCTGGCTTCATATCACTGATGACAGCCGGCCTGTGGGGCTGTAGCGCAGGTAGCGAGCCACTGACTGTTTAACAGTACTGGGCCGCGGACTCTGTCATGCAAAACTATCACATGTATTTCTTCCGTGATCAAACTCATCACCATTACTTTCCACTGTAAAAAATATCCAACAGATAATATGAGCGCCGACAAAGGCTACAGCAGATTCTTCTGCTTTCTTCTGTTCATCTGCTCGATAAACGTGTTATCTAACTTCTTAGGATGATGCTGCTAACGTAGCCTGTTTGCTGTTATAAGATCTTGTTATATTATAAGATCCCCTCCGTAAAGTCGCCGACTTGAAGCTAAGGAGATCATGTTTAATTCTGAAGCTtcacttttaaaaaaattacatcGCAAAACAAATCGGAACCTCTGTCAAAGAAAAAATTACAATTAACCTTTCTGCTTCACAAACCAAAAAACAACACGGGCCAAGAAAAATAGTTCGTGAGAGTTTATTTACTTGTAGTACATTACAGGTCAGTAAATTTTGCCACAGTCACATCCTGCTCATTCCCATCAGTCCGGTAAGGTGGCCAAGACAGGTCAACGAAGaattttcttgtccgagttgcccctgtgacgtaatttcaacatggcggcttacacgctcaacagtaattctattttataaatctttaaaaatgtttattttgttaaatgtatgaatagttataaatgtaattgcacgtgttagaTTTAGAGAATAAAAtatcgtgaccgtaaacagtatcctagcatgcaatatcagtttttttttttttaccagacttagtgtttttgatttgtttaagtatgtttgcctctcgaaaaaagaatatcgctatgaatgtactaaaatttcttataaatatttaacagcATTCCCAATATAAAGCAATTGTAGGTTCAGGGCCCAATTCACAGGATTCAaatcagcaaccttccgattgctAGCGCAGCTTTCTAGCCTCAGAGCTACCACTCGACTCACAGTGATTTACtgtaaatgcatttaatttagTAGCACAACAAATTCTTCATTATTCATTAGCCAATCACTTAAATATAGTTGACGGTGGAGTCcgtgggtgtgtgtatgtatgtatgtgtcgtctgctcctcctgtgtgtcacgccccctcGCTGACCcagtgtggattccccgtgttcaccagctgtttccggTTACCGTCGTCAGTCCAATGTATTCTGTTTGTTTCCCCATTCAGGTCATTGTATTGTCTGTCTACGTTTTGGCTCGCTTTATGCACCATTAAACCCCGTATTCCCTGACTTGCCTCCGCTCGTGCTTCGCTGCATCAATGCATGACAGTATAGGTGCGCCTGCGTACACGTTCATTCGTTCGTCCGCTTGTCCGTCCGtggtcagtgttagttgtgAACTGCGTGCTTGGTTTTCTAGTCCTGTTCTCTGTTTAGCCTAGTTCCTTAGTTTTGTTAATTAGTTTCTCCCAGGTTGTTTTGGATCCTTCGTGGTCATTTTATTTAGTATTTTACTCCAgggttttctgtttttctttaataaacaccATTTTTGTCTTGGAGCGGTAGTGGATCGTCACCTTTTTCCTGCCTGCGCCATGAAAGTTAGCCttttcagaaataaaaaaatcacattataaacatttctagccatgacgtttgagctctgaagcgTATAGACACAGGGGTTGGCTACACATAGGTGAATGACATGTtctgaaattttatgtagtttgattactaaagtgttacaactttagagtgacacactttttttttcaaagtcAGTGGTCTACACAATATTGATGACATAGGTGTCCCACACCTGTAGGTGTTTGCATAATGTCAATGGCCCACCAGTATGGAATGTCGCTACACCCCACACCCATCATTTTGGAAAGGCAGTTTGAAACACAAGAAAAGCAGAAACAATAAAATCCTTCAAAGTCTCTTTTATAAGACAGACCTGGTCAGCACAGCAGCCGTACAAACTTACAAACATGTTAAAATACAACGTGTTTATGTCCTTTATCACCCAGGGGCAGCATGTTACCAAGAGTGTGGTGCGACTTCACATTTCTGGTCCATCTTACCTACATTCTCCATCACAGTCAGGCACAGGAGGGACACAGATACGGAGGAAGATGTTTAGTCATCTTAAGTACTTGGCCATCCGTGGTGTTTGTGGAGTTTTTATGCAGTGCCTCATCAATTCAACCAGGCAAGCAGACCTGGTAGCTATCAGACTGATTCAAGGGTGTAGCTTTGGGTACGGACAGTAAGGACATGTCCCTGTAAATACTCTGGGAGTACTGTGTGTGTTATAGGGGGACTGGAGTTTCGAGGTTGATTTGGCCCTTACCAaagttgaaaccaaacctacgcctTTGGGTTGCTTTAGGAGAAATATCCCAAGCAGtcagtttatttcatttttcttttatttaaccAGAGTGTCACACTGAGACAAAGTCCCTTTTGTAAGCGAGCCCTAGCCAAGAAACAGCAGCACCAGGTTAAAACATAGCATACAACATAAAACATAATCGTACACAAAGGCagattaaagaaaaaatgaagtgTATGACAAAAAACAATCCAATATATTCACAATGGTACCTTACAAGATTTCCAACCAGAAAGTGAAATAAATGAAGTTTTAACTGATTTTGTTATGAGTTCCAGGAAGAAGGTATGttaaagcaaaatgcaacattatgaaattcagtaggaaaaactccctagtagGAAGACACCTTAGGaaaaaccagactcaaagggggaccCATCTTCCAGGGGGCGGCTGAGGAAATGAAATGAACAAGATGACAAAATCCTAATTTATAGAATCCAGATTTTGAGATTCCTGTGTAAATTCAGAGACCAGGCTGAGTTGGTGCTGCTTCCGACTGCAGGATGAATGGTGGTATgacagcagggcaggcagcagAGACGTCACAGGTAGGAGAGACGTCACATGCAGGAGAGACctcacaggcaggagagacgtcacaggtagCAGGAGTGAAGCAGGCGGCAAGGGAGGCAGGATATTTAGATTTTTTGGGGGTCTGCTGGGAGCACACCCCAGGAGGGATGGGCAGGGATGTAGTGGGGGGGGCATAAAAAGCATTAGCCAAAGCAGAGGTAGATATGGCTATAgaataagtaggagggagaggcaagtgggaacgcaggcatggggagtccctgaacatcagcactccaattccacaagggggtgcgAAGCCAGACTGACAGGACTGACATTCTAATACAAGTAATAAGATTTTGAATTAACTAACTATACTGAGTTAATGCCTTAAGTATCACGTctgtatatatagtatatacaaTCTTACTTAACTTTTAGGAGCCATCTAGCCACCTCTCCACACTTTTCAAACTTTAAtcaaatttattttttgtttaactGTTATTttgctgggggcggcatggtggtgcagtggttagcactgttgcctcacacctctgggacccgggttcgagtctctgcctgggtcacatgtgtgcggagtttgcatgttctccccatgtcgtcgtggggtttcctccggtttccccccacagtccaaaaatatgctgaggctaattggagttgctaaattgcccataggtgtgcatgtgtgagtgaatggtgtgtgagtgtgccctgcgatgggctggccccccatcctaggttgttccctgcctcgtgcccattgcttccgggataggctctggacccccagcgacccaataggataagcggtttggagaatggatggatggatgttattttgCTTCACAGTCTGAGTAACCATATCTGTATTTCACTGCAACTTGTACCTGTATGactatgcatgtgacaaataaatgaATCTTGAACAAATGTCTTCAATAAACAATACTTACTCTACAATAATACAGCTGCTATGATGATCGTCACTAGAGATTCACGAAAAGGGGATCTAAGCCTTTAATAGCGGGTATGATGGAAGTGActtcaaaatgaaaatgaattagAACACAATATTTAAACTAATTAGTGCACAAttagttggggggagggggcaaagAACATTTTAGGGGGGCTCAAGCCCTATCAATACCCCTGATTTGATTTCGATAATAATTATCAACAGTTTATAAATACAAAGAGACAGGTGAGTGGCTAGACATCTCGGCCTACAGAGAAAGCGTCATCTTGGGCCCCCTGCTTGGATTGGCACTCTCAATCGTTCACTTGATTTTGCTGAGAGGGGGGATTTTGGGACCCCtacaaagtgctgggccccctgaatttgTTATGGTATACATGGTTCTCTGACGCCCTTGTAAGGAGATACTAAGCCATTAGATAGATTCACTGTCAATAAAGTACACAATAGAATGGACTACAGAAAAATCATTGTTCACTGTCTTGTGTTTATGTAGGGAATAATGCACAACATCGCGTTTGTATATCAAAAATTATTACACGTTCGAAGTTGTAATGTAGTCATGACACGCAGCTATTATTGTCTATTATAATAGCAACTGCTTAATTAACATATTTAGCCTAAACAATGTCGGTAGATTTTCCAAACGTCCAATATTGTAAAATAGCATCGGGCATTTTGTCCAGCTAGAAAAAAGTCTAGCGGAACCTCCGCTGTGCATTTACCGCCATCACCTCGGTAgtcttggtaataaatcagACTAATGTAAAGCTGTAGCCATGTATGGACATACACACATTAGTAATATTAGACTAACATTAGGAGGCAAGAAAATTTACCGTAGGGATTGTTGTTCGAATTACGCAGTTTACCAGAGTGCATAGTAAGATGGGTACTACTTTTTCAACTTTACACAGCAAGCTGCCATAATATATAGCTTAAACTTTGCCCTTTCCCTTTGTCTTATACCAGATTATGTTTGGCCCATTTTGTGGAATAAATCTTGAGCCTGTCCTACCATACTGTCGCTAGTGCGGCAGAAATGTTCAGTTTTAAAGGAGTCTTCAAGAGGAAGGtatatttttgtctttttctttAAGATGGATTTCTGTGCTGCACTGTAAATTATTACTAAGAATACCACCTAAATATAGTGAAACTCAAAGCATGTGTCATATGTTGAATGAAATACAGTAACAAAGGTAGAATACAGAACTACTCAGGGTGCCATTTTGTAAAAGTTTTAaaactccagccactggaactTCATCATAAACACTAAAGGAAAgaagacaattaaaaaaaagccATTAACCAATTTCAGTTTCTTACATTGTTTATTAATCAGTCATTATGTAAAACATGACACCAAAGTGTATAAATGCAGTGGATTTTCTTGTATCTAATATAGTGTTTTCATATGCTCTTCCATGACGGATAAACTTATCCAAGAGTATTTCGTGGAGGGTCATAGCTCGGAAATAATAATGgacttttataataattttactgtgaacatttcaaagcaacaacaataaaatacaCTACTTTTCAATTACTCTGTGGGTCCTGTCAGTTCATCCAATATCATTTGCCATTGCATTTTTACTGTGGTTCTCCTTCAGTTGCCCTTTGTCTCACAAAATCCTCCCCCTTCCTGATGGAGGCCTTTAGTTCTTTTGATGCTTCCGCCACAAGTTTTTCCTCAAATGCGGAGAGCTTTCCAAGGCCCAGGTTCCTCTTCACTCCGTTGGtgccgaggaggagaggggtggagaaaTACGTGCATTCGCCTTCCTCTGACCTGACGAATGCACATTCTTTCACGCCCTCTTtgccattcatggcatccagcaGGGACAAGGCGAACCTAGCCCCTGCATACGCCAtggagagggtggcagagccTGCCCCAGCCTTAGCCTTCACGACCTCGGTGCCTGCCTCCTGGATACGGTGCGTCAAGGCTGCAAGCGTATCCTCAGTGAACTCCACTTTGGGAGTGCACTGAGAAAGCAGGGGAATAATAGTCTTGCCCGCATGGCCACCAACTACGGGAACATTGACTTGTGCTGGATCCAGTCCTGTGAGTTCTGCCACGAAGCTGTTAGCCCTGACGATGTCCAAAGTCGTCACACCAAACACCCGCTTCGAgttgtaaactccatgcttCTTCAGGATGTCTGAAACAATCGGAACAGTGGAGTTTACTGGGTTGGTGATCACGGCTAACATTGCGTCAGGGCAGTTGCGGGCACAGGcgtcagccagggtggccacgatggaggcgttgATGTCAAATAAATCATCTCGTGTCATcccgggcttcctgggcactCCAGCGGGAATGAGGACAACctcactccccttcagagcttCTGGGAGTTGCTCTGGGCCGACatagccagtgacctgggccctggtctcgATATGGCTGAGGTCTGCAGCCACTCCGAGGGTGTGGACAACATCGTAAAGTGAGAGCTGGCTGACCAGGGGACTCTTTTTCAGGAGCAGTGACAGGGGCTGGCCGATGCCCCCGGATGCACCCAAAACTGCCACCTTTGTGTTGCTCTGGGAAGAGCTGCAGAAGCTGTGAGCAATGCTCACAGCTGATCTGAGGACGCGGGAGAACATTACGCGGGAGAACATTACGCTGGTGAACTGAAAACGAAATGAGACTTTCCCTTAGCAACAACGAGATTTATACCCAGCTTACGTTCTAGAACTTATACACGTAAGCAACTACGTAAAACGCTAACCAGGGATTCAACATCTCCTTGGAAACGGACTGGAACGGAATGGAAGAACGTCACTTTGTAGACTAAATAAATTTCGGGAGTGAAAGAAATGGATTTTGTGTACGTGGCTTTTCTAAACATATAGGCTATTTCCATAGGGTAGCCACGAATGCTACAGTGAACACTAGTGAGCACTAATTTACCATGCAGTTTTAATAACAaggaattaaataattaattataaagGGCCGAATTAATATCCGTCGCTTAGCTCATATTATAAATAACCTGATATTGCCCCACGTATGTTGTGCCGAATTTTCTTCCCAGTCCGAGCCCGTGTGCCGTTACTAGTACCTGACGCTAGAATTGAACTCTTTAATTTATCGGATGACTTGGTGTTAACATACAGGCTTGTTTTAATTATGATTCCTGTTGGAAGATCGTTTAGGCTAC
The sequence above is a segment of the Brienomyrus brachyistius isolate T26 chromosome 12, BBRACH_0.4, whole genome shotgun sequence genome. Coding sequences within it:
- the LOC125705337 gene encoding malate dehydrogenase, mitochondrial-like; translated protein: MFSRVMFSRVLRSAVSIAHSFCSSSQSNTKVAVLGASGGIGQPLSLLLKKSPLVSQLSLYDVVHTLGVAADLSHIETRAQVTGYVGPEQLPEALKGSEVVLIPAGVPRKPGMTRDDLFDINASIVATLADACARNCPDAMLAVITNPVNSTVPIVSDILKKHGVYNSKRVFGVTTLDIVRANSFVAELTGLDPAQVNVPVVGGHAGKTIIPLLSQCTPKVEFTEDTLAALTHRIQEAGTEVVKAKAGAGSATLSMAYAGARFALSLLDAMNGKEGVKECAFVRSEEGECTYFSTPLLLGTNGVKRNLGLGKLSAFEEKLVAEASKELKASIRKGEDFVRQRATEGEPQ